The genomic stretch ATAATTTACCAACAAGCTAATTTACATACACTCAACTTCCTATACTGGTATGTGCTCCATCCATCTTCAAATCAGGAAGACATATGGATATCTACCTAAGTTGGTAGGTAAGATAAGTCTACActgtcaaaataaaaacaaactttGTGAATTTTTGTCAGAGCAATGTGTTTTCCAGCTATCTGCGGGTGCAGGACACTGATCTGTCTCCTCGCCTGTCTGTTGGCAGACAGGGATTGTCTAAATCCATCTGATCAAACTGAGTTACTCATTTACAGTGGGCAAAAccactttttaaataattttgaggGCAACTTCCCTTCTAGTTGTGCTGAACCAACAAAGACTTTGACCACAACCAGGCAGAGATGCCATTTCATGAATATTCAAAGACAGAAAATCTCAACTCTTCCAAGGGTCACTTCTATCCTGCCACATTCCTGgttgctccagctgcctgcacatCTCACCAAGGCTTCCTGTGAGCTCCCTCTCATGGGCTTCTCCCCTTCACTGCCCTTGGAATGGACTGATTTGGTTCTATTTGCTCGGTATTAACATTCAGGTTAAAAATGTACTCGTGACTCTGGCCGTGCTCCCTGGACCAGCACAGGCCTGCTAATGAGCTGCATTTTTCTGcagttgttttctcttttgctttctcCCAGCTCACCCACCCACCTTCTCTCTAATGCATGTTCTGggagtgtgattttttttctaagcaaTGTCATTTTTCCTCAGAAGGgaattttcagtgaaatgtaGCTGAGCAGGGATCTCAAGACAAATTCAGTATTTCTAAAGCCAGTTTCTAACTAATATCTGAGACAAGTTCTTGTGAGTGTGAGATGTGGCTCAGGATCCTGtttccaaacaaaaacccagtGAGGCAAATAAAAACCAGTACTGTGCACTCTGCGTGCCAAAGACACTGCCAGATCAGCTATTATAGCTCAATCAAGGATATACCAGAATTTGTCTTCCTGTTTAGAAGGTGAAACACTCCTGTTTTCCCCACCTTGCTTGCCAAAAGTTTCTGTTCTTTCTTATATTTACCTATGTTTCTCACATATTTCCCTGACAAAAATGATCCCCACTGCCCATCAGTTATGCATTTCCAGCATTTATTTATGAGTGCtagtaatagaaaaaaaaaagaggatcaAGTACTGCTTTGTCTGATTCCACAATCCCAACCTTGACCCCAACCTGAATATTAGAATCCAGAAACTGTAATATTAGAACAAATCTGCTTATCAACTACAACATGGAATTAATTTACTCCACTTAATGAGATCAGAATCTGAGAGCAAATCATCAGGGCAAATCCAAGAGGATTTGGCCCCACCAGGATACTCCCAAACTtctgaatataaatattttcccatCAGGACCATATGGAAATTAAAGCAATTACATTTCCTTTATATTAAAAGTGGCATATAACAATCATTACCTGattaaaatttttgaaattgAACTCCTTGTAGATGGCATCTCTTTCTCCCAGCTCAGACCAGCCTGAAGCTTTGAGATCCAGTAAAACTTGATTCCTTTCCTCTGTCGTCAACCAGTGAGACTGGGAGGACTattgagggaaaaaataaaggcatgGCACAAGTGAGGCTGAGGCTCTGCTTTGTACAACAATAAGAAAACCACACGATGAAATTGTGGTTATGTACGGTGCAAAGGTGAGGATATGGAAAATTGACTGTGCAGTTTCTTAACATTTGTAATTTCACAGACCAGGTTAACCTAATCCAGCCCAACCCTGCCATTTCTGTTTGGGCAGGTAAGTTTGGCCAAGTGCTTTTTGTACAAAACTAGTGAAAAGCAACAGACTCCAGGAATGAAGGCGGACATCAGCATACCTGTACCCTTGGTCATCTGAATTATCCAGATGCTGTAACatcacatttattttccaaatgttCCATTCTGTCTGGCAAGTAAAGGATTATTTACATTATTTGGTAAATGTACAATTATAAGgctaaaatattaaaaggatAAAATCATATCAGGAAATACCTATttcaaaagagagaagaaaaacaggagATTGCACTCTACCTACTttatattttactattttaagAAAGTGGGAATGGACTTATAAGACGGCACATGCTACGGAGTTCTACAAGGAACAAAGAGCTTTGTAActaaatcaaaaggaaaaaaatgtcaatACAGACCCAATTACAAAAAGTTTGAAGCTACTGGTAAAAGCACTAAATTCTGCAAAGCAGCAGTGTTTAAGTATGGCTTACTCGACATGACACGAGTCCTCCTGATGCCACTGGGAGCACAGACATGACAGATTAAATATCTGAATATCTGCTTAAATATCTGAATCAGGGGCTGAAGCACACACAagcccagagccagacacacaGGAATGCTCTGTGGGGCCTTTGGGAGAGGTTTGATTCCTTTTCTAAAAGCAGGACTTAAAGAAGGGCATGAGCCCTTCCTCAGACCACAAATTCTGAGAGATGGCTCTCAGGCTCTCATGACAAACGCAATGCTTTGGTGGGAAGAACCTTTCTCCCCAGTACAGCTACATTCAGACTGGTTTATTCCTTATTTCAGAGCCGGCTCAGCTCTGTGAGATCCCCCAGAAAGGCAGTTTTGCTGCCGGGGTTCACTCAGACAGGGCAGGCAGCGAGGACCTGCTCAGCACTCAGGAGTTTCACCTCTGCCAGCCGAGCCCCGGTGCCACCAGATGGGGCTGTGAGTCCgagcagagcaggaattaaCGCAAACAATGCGACCTGAGCACGGCCCTGACATCCACGAGGGCCGAGGAGCAACGTTTTCACCAACAGCATAGGATAAAAAGCCCAAAATGGAGTAAATCAATCTAACAGCAATACGGCTGCTGTTTGTGTTTAGGAGGATACAGAGATGTAACAATAAATGGGTTTTACAGGCCCCAAACTGAATTAATTTAGGCTCTTTACACTTCAAACACAATGTTACGTTTGCCAGAACacaaatttcagatttttcattGCTATAACTGCATCATAGGCATaaatttcttactttttttaatatatttttcaagCATATACAAAAATCACCAAAGCCAAAGGCTTTCTTGAAACGCACTGTTTTATCTGGCACGAGATTAAATTTGACTGCAAATGCACAAAAAATCATGAGGGGGGTGGGTTTTTGAGACAGCAAAGTCCAGGACTGCTGGACTTTGCTGTCTCAAACACAAAGTCCAGAgatgccctgtgccagctctggggacactgtggTGCCCTCCTGACACCTCACCTGACACATGACAAGACAATGGCGTGACTTGAAATTcaatcacagaatttttaatAGGAATATGGAGACCACGTTTTATGCAGGCCCTGGTGAACACTGAGCACATTTCGCATTGTGGAGGCCACGTCCTGAGTCAGCCCCTTGACACATCAGCATGTTCAGAAAtggagcagaaagcagcaaggaCAAAGATAAAAATCTGATGGCTTTTCCACActcacagcccccagcagctcGTCAGAGGCATGGTCAGAGCCCAGGGAGGCAGGAACGGGCACCGGGTGCCAATGCTGACTGAGATGCTGGCACTGCACTCACAGGGGCTGTTGGGTGTGGGGTTGCCCAAGTTATGGATAATGTTTGTTTGGAGGAAGCCCGGGCGAAACagtcattaagtaaaaaaaaaaaaaaaaaaaaaaaaaaaatatatatatatatatatatatatatatatatatatatatatataattaactCTTATGCCTGAGGAACAAGGGTTGAACCCTGCACGTGCTGTTCACTATGTTCACTATTAGCtttgtgtaaaataaaataatcagctGTGAGGTGGGATGGcgggggggacacagggagaaTCATAggatgatttgggttggaagggaccttacagcccatcttgttccagccctgccatgagCAAGGGCATGTTCCattatcccaggctgctccctgcccacccagcctggcccttccagggatgcagcagccacagctcctcgGGGCAGCCACTGTCAGGGCCCCACCACTCCCAcggggaagaatttcttcccgATATCCCATCTAACCTTCTATCAgcgtgaagccattcccccttacCCTTTCCCTCCACGCCCAAATCCCCTCCAGCTCTCCCCTTGCCCCTTGGCGCAATGAACGGTGCCAGCCAGGTCTCCCCGGAGGCTTCTCCCGGCCGAGCGATCGCAGTTCCCGCAGTTCCGAGGGCACAGGGCCGGGCTGACCCGAGCCCGCGGCCTGTCCGTGCGCCTCCCCTCCGCCCctcagccccggcccggcgcggcGCCCCCGAGCCTCACCATGGCCGCGGGGCTCCcggcgccgcccgccgcccgccgcgctcCCAGCAGCGCCCGCCGCAGCAgcacggccccgccgcccggcaTGGCCCCGCCGGCCCGCCCCGCGGGAGGAGCCGGGGGAGACGGAGCGACGGAGGAAGGGGAGCTGCCTGCGCCGCCAGAGCCGCCCGGGGCCGCGGCTGGTGCCGGCAAAGCGGCCGCCGGTCGGGAACGGGGAGGCTCGGGCAccctggaaggagctggagtggGGATCGCTTCTGCCGTGCCTGCAGTGAGAGCACCAGAACCGGCCTAAAGCTGGGATTGGAGCATTCAGAGCAGATATTCAGGACAGCTTTGTCACTGTCGGGTTGCCCAGGGAGGCGGTGGTCTCCAGCCCCGGAGGGGTTTCAGAGGCGCCGGGATGCGGCGCTGGGTGATGTGGTTTAGGGTTTAGGGGTTACGGTGGCGGTGCCGGCGGAGGGTTGGTCTGGACGACCTAACAGGTCTCTTTTAATCCTGATGGTTCCATGATTTGTGACACCTACCCGGGAGGAGAAGGGCCGAGCACAGCTGCCGGCCGTGAGTGGATTCTGTCGCACAGAGAGCGGGCAGGGGTCATTTCCACCCCAGGGACCGCACTGAAACAGCCCCGCTCTGTTTGTAAACACATCCCTGTTTCGTTAGCGGTGCAGACATGAGCACCGGGGACCATCCAACCCCGGGCCTCTCAAACGAACCAGATGGCAGAGGCAGGAATGCTCCAATTAATAATCTTTATTAATAACATTCACCCCAGCTTTATCTTCAGTAAGACCGAAGTCCTACCAGTGCAGTTTCCTTTTTGGACACAGATATACATGACCTCTGGTTTCCAGAGGAAAAGATAGAGCCAACAGAGAAATTCATGAAGAATTACATTGCAGGGATCTGAGCTATGTGTCAAACAATAAGTCTTACGACTGTCTTTGCTTTATGTTAGTTTAATTTGCTCTCTGAACCACCCCATTAGGATACTCTGGCAAACCTCCACTATGATATATTTTATGCAATCACATAATCCACACAACATACCAGTCCATACCTTATCCAAAGCCCTCCATACTAATCATAACTAAAATAACCCATAAATTCTTTACATAGCCTCAAGTGGAGAGTGTGAAACTAACAAACATGGTACtagaaatttaaataaacatcAAGACTGGTCTTGCTAATTTCAGCAGGTGAGCTGTAGTTCAGAAATTGCATGTTTTTACTTCTGAAAGAAAGGGACTTAAAAGGTTACACTAAAAacctgatttatttatttttttaaaggacaatACAATTTCATCCAACAAGAATGTGGTAAATAAGTTGTATACACAAAGAGAAATAGTGAGGTGAGCTTGGGAAGTGACTCTAAATCTCATAAAGAACTGTTACTAAGTCAAAACTCAGATGAGAAAACCAGCACTGAACCCCAGTGCCAGAGATGGGAACAGTCACCTCCATGGGAGTGAAAAATCATTTAAAACATCTTCATAGTTCATTTTATGGACAGTCAAAGTAATGTACCAACACCTCCCTTCACCAGTGTTTGCCTTGCAGTGCCATGCACAGACCAATGTGATGTAAAAATCTTCCCTGATCTACAAATTAGAACTGTAACTAATTACATCGAAGTCCATTAAAAAGAAGTCAATCAGAGCAGCTTAATAAATACTTTAGTTCATGTTTTTCATACTTGTTACCACTGGAATCGCCACAAATGGGCTTGTCACAGATTCAGCAGCTCATAAATAAAGCCAATTTTCAGTCATTATTATAAATTACAACCAACAAATTCAACAGTTCATTCTTAGGTACTTCTAGTCCATAAAAATTCCCCCTTTACCAATAAGTGCAAAATCTTGTCCCTGTTTGAACCCCTGGGGTTATTCCTGGTGTTCGTGCTCCTGTCCCGGGATGAGCCAGCGGATGCTGTCGGTGCGGACGGTGGCATACATGACAAAGGCAGCCAGGAAGAGCacagagaacagcagcagccagtctATGCCCTTGGTCAGAACACTGGGCAGGGGCCCTTCCCAGTCTTCCTCTGTCACAGCCACATCACTTCTGGCTTCTATCCCTAAAAACAAAGCACTTGGTCAACATCGTAATCACTAAATACAGACAGGCTGCTTTATCTGGAGCTTTGCTTGTGGTCTCTGTCTAAGGCTCAAACTCTGGTAGACTAAAATTTTGGTGAGATGGCCCTTGTACATTAACATGTACCCAGGATATGATTTACTGATATAAAAACTTAGGGATTTTTATGTGCATTTGCAAAACAGGAGAAGGCTTCTTCTGTCCTCCCAGAGAACAGCTTTCGATAAGTTGTGAGAGTTTCACAGTGCATGGAAATTTAATTTAGAATGTTTCAGGAATCTGATTTTTGTGCATTTCTGGAAATACAGATCCAGATAGCACTTCAGTGTGGATTCGAAGAGAGCTAGCTGAGTGACAAAGAgagtttaatttatttcattctcAATTAAATCTTTGGGCAGGAAGATAATGCTCCATCCTTCTGGCAGCCTCTCTAGCTAAACCCCACTGttccccctgctctgtgacaGCAGCCCAAGGAGCTGAGTTTCTGCTCTCAGCACAGGCTGAAATCCAGCTCACAGCAACAACTGATTAAGGGAACCTTTGCTGAGTCCTCACAGGGTACACAGGAAGAGGAAAGCCCAATTTGGACCTTAAAGCCAGCCTGTTCTTCCCACTGGCAAACCAGAGCTGATTTACACACCTGTCTGGTTAAAAATGAAGTCTTTCAGGGTTTCCAGCGTTCTGTCTGTATGATTAAATCTAGCCATAGGTTTAGCACCTTGGAAAAGAAGGATATTTGGTACAGCCACAGTTCCAAATCTAGTTGATAaactacaaaaagaaaaaaacaaagcatgaAGGAAATTAAATCTTCTGGAGGAAGAACTAGAGACAGTCACAATACCGAAAGTGTCAGTTTCACTAAATAAAATTGTCAGTTTATGTAGAGAAAACATCACTCCTGTTTATAAAACTGAAAGCTAACAGAAATGAACTGCAGCTAGAGCATAGAGAGTGTGAGTtacctgctgtgctgggatgcaTCCAGTGCCAGGAAGCGAAGAGTAGGAAATGCTCGGGGCAAAGAGTTAAAATgaggtgccaggctggcagaaaAGCGGCACCACGGTGTGTAGAACAGGACCAACGTACAGTCACTGCTGTTTGGGTTCAGGAACTCCATCAGGTCCTTGGAGAAAGCATGAGAGCAAACATGAACAATTACATATTTAACAGGTTGGGATGCAGCATTCAGCAATTGATTAGATACCTAGCAATACTGATTAAGCAGCTGCACCTTTTAAAACAGGTAGAGAACTGTATATAACcttttttaaaagtcattttaaaagtttgttaCCTAAAAATATACAGGCACATAACCATTACAAGAAAAGAGCTGGCACTAATTGCCATTAACGATTTCCAAGAGAAACACCAGTTCACAGAGCAGGAAAGCTGGCAGcaccctgcaggcacagagatAAAACACACAGGCACATGAAGAGAGCCATAACTCCATTTTTTCCCCGCTCCGAATGGCCCAAAAAGCCTCCTTGCCCAGTCATATATTTGTTTCGGTAGGACTGAGGACGTTACCCAGGGAAATTCGCTGAGTcaggcactgagagcagcaggcagccgGGGTCACACCGACAGCGGGCAGCGAGCGGGCCCGCTCACTGTACCTGGGACACGTTGAGGATCTGCAGCGTGAAGCGCTCGATGCCCGTCGTGTTCCTCTCCTCGCAGTTCACCTTGGGAGCCTTGGCGCTGTCGGTGCCGTTCTGCTCCTCGGCGGCCGCGGGCAGCACGGGCTCCAGCACGGGCTGCTCCCGGGCCGGGCACGCATCGCCATCGCAAGCCCCGGCCGGGCCGCCGCTCGCCTCGGCCGGCACCGCCGACAGCAGCACGGGCTGCTCGCCCAGGGCCTCGCTGCCCACCATCGCGTCCGCCATCTCGGCCGTGCGGTACCGCACCGGCTCGgggccgctccgctccgccgcTCCTGCGGGAAGGGCCGCACCGAGCCAGGCCAGCGCCAGCAGCAGCCGCCACATCCTCCGCACaggcccggccccggcggccgccgccgcgtCTCCCCGGACAACGAGCGCTTCCGCCGGATCCCCGGGACACTTCCCGTTCCGCTGCCGCTCCTGTTTCCGTGGGAAGAGCCCCCGGGGCCTGAGGGAGGTGGGGCAGcagagcggggccgggccctgCTCGTGTTACACAAAGCGGCTGGGTCTATCCGAGTCTTCTCGCGGCCCCGCCGAACCCCGAAttgggtgttcagcctggaaaagagaaaagtttCGGGTGACCTAATTACGGCCTCCCCTGAAGGGAATTTGTAGGAAGGATGGGACAAGACTGTTTACAAGCGCATgttgtgacaggacaaggaagaATGgcttagattagatattaggaaaaaaaaattctttaccaaaactattttcagaaaaaatttaCTGTGAGCATGGTGCGCCCTGCCAGAGGTTGCCCAGCGAAGCTgtggttgccccatccctggaacgtgtcccatccctggaaccgttcaaggccaggctcgacggggcttgcagcaacctgggatagtgcaaggtgtccctgcacatggcaggggtgtggaacaaaatgttctttaaggtcccaacccaaaccatgccaTGATTCTGTGACCCCGCCTCGCAGGGCTGAGCCCGCGGTGAGCGGAGCCGCTGCCTGGCCCGGCCGTCGGGCTGCTGGAGTCATTTCACCCTTGATTTGAATTAGCTCAGGACGGAAATTCTTGCAACGAGACAAGTGCCATGGCTTCGGCAGGCTGCTGAGACTGAGCAGCGAGTGCCTGGGATTCATCCCAGAGCCTGCTCTGGTACCAGCGTGTTGCAGCCCCAGCACTTCATCACAGCCGCGCTGCTTGGGGAAGGATTTGCCCGCTGCCCCTCTGGCCAGGGAAGCGCCGTTCGGGAGTTGTTTGCACACAAACTGTGCCTTAACCTACAGCAGGCTGGGGTGCGGGTAAAACGCGGCAAAGTAAaggtgtatttttaaaataaaagagttCTTGTCCAGCAGCTTATCAACCAAAGCTCCCAAGCAGAAAGGCAAGATAAATACTCCCATATTCCTTTTTAGGACATTGTATTTTTCCTGTTGCAGAATTAGTTTTTactttatttccatttaataGTGAAGCTTCAAGACTATTTGGGACTTTTGAAAATTACCACATTACTTCAAGTGCTGCTATCTTTTTTAACACACTTCCTTAAAACTGCCAGTAGTGCACAATGAGATTTTGCCAAAATTCTGCATCTGTCAAAAACTGATAGTCATGACTGAGGGGAGCATGAAGCATGCACACgggaaaagggcaggaaaaatcAAGTACATGTGTATAAATGAAGATGCGGGTCATTTATTACAGAGACTGgatttttagctttgtttttacTCAGGTGTAGTTCTCCAACTGTGTCACTCCTTACAGCACACATTTTCTCGCTTGaagctttttctttcaaagtccAATTTGCATAAGCACTAATAATGAGGACATAATAatctaaaaatagaaaacatgaGGTTTGCACATAGAGGGAAAACATTTAATTAGATGAGCTGATACAGAGCAAGCCTGAAAGCAAAAGCACAAAGGGAATCCAAACTGGTGCAGACCAGCAGAGAACAAGCTGCCCCATTCCCCCTTCTCCTTATGTTTTAGTCAAAAGAGCATTTTCAATTTGAAAACAATTTCTTACTGTGAATTTAATCCTAACATAATctccttcctgccacagcacAAATATTCTTGGAATACAGGGATATATATGTCTTATTCATCACAGAATAATGAATTATGATCACCATTCCATGAAAACTTTATTTATGAGTACTTTCAATTTGACTTCCATGTGCAACAGAGGGAAAAGTTAGCAGTTGACTATTTATCCATAGAGTGCTATAgctcctttcctccccttttctTCTATTTGAGTGAAAGGACAAGTACAATTAAGTTACTGTCACGTTGTTTTCAATTCATTCAAAAATAAGCAAATTCCTCTATCTCCTGACATCTTGCAACTCAATCTTTTTGCCTTAATGTAAATATATGTAACATGCCCGTAACAAGTAGGTAATGCTGTCAACTGGCATCTTCAGCCAGAATTtaaaaggtattaaaaaaaaccagggAACAATAGTTAGGTTTTAAAGTATTAactttattaataaatatacaTCCATATGATGATGTAAATACAGATCATGAACACTACTCCATTCCCATACACATAATTGCACACGAGTAGCTCAAGTTCATGGACATAAAAACATACACAGTATCTAATCAGGCTTTTTACAGCAGAGGACAGGGTGCTGATACTAGTTACTTAACAGATTACTGTTACCCCCAAAGTAAACCAGTGGAAAAGCAAATGATGCAAGACTGAAGGAACAGAAAGTGGTTCAAA from Melospiza georgiana isolate bMelGeo1 chromosome 15, bMelGeo1.pri, whole genome shotgun sequence encodes the following:
- the TXNDC15 gene encoding thioredoxin domain-containing protein 15 is translated as MWRLLLALAWLGAALPAGAAERSGPEPVRYRTAEMADAMVGSEALGEQPVLLSAVPAEASGGPAGACDGDACPAREQPVLEPVLPAAAEEQNGTDSAKAPKVNCEERNTTGIERFTLQILNVSQDLMEFLNPNSSDCTLVLFYTPWCRFSASLAPHFNSLPRAFPTLRFLALDASQHSSLSTRFGTVAVPNILLFQGAKPMARFNHTDRTLETLKDFIFNQTGIEARSDVAVTEEDWEGPLPSVLTKGIDWLLLFSVLFLAAFVMYATVRTDSIRWLIPGQEHEHQE